Proteins from one Bartonella sp. HY328 genomic window:
- the mltG gene encoding endolytic transglycosylase MltG: MELNKADPAPNNAVTSAKAKKTRRSKAARNPFIILANLVFSLLILAALGAGFGIYYLKKTFNDQGPLQQAEVIWIKPGSGIKEISTLLASNNIISNDQIFVYGIGWEQKTKALKAGEYEIPAHASMRDVMNILVLGRSIEHSITIPEGWTVTQALNRISGNDVLTGDLASDKMPPEGALMADTVTFLRGTTRADIVRRLQQNQDKLVKEIWATRAADLPIKNINEFVTLASIVEKETGIASERPQVAAVFINRLRKNMRLQSDPTIIYGLFGGAGKPSGRPIYRSDIDKETPYNTYKINGLPPTPIAIPGKDALMAVANPPKTEDLYFVADGSGGHAFAKTLDEHNQNVRKWREVERSNNLSPN; the protein is encoded by the coding sequence ATGGAACTAAACAAGGCTGATCCAGCGCCCAATAATGCGGTTACAAGCGCTAAAGCCAAGAAAACACGGCGCTCAAAGGCTGCGCGCAACCCTTTTATTATTTTAGCGAACCTTGTTTTTTCACTCCTTATACTTGCCGCATTAGGCGCTGGATTTGGTATTTATTACTTAAAAAAAACATTTAATGACCAGGGCCCTTTGCAACAGGCTGAAGTCATTTGGATTAAACCTGGGTCAGGTATAAAAGAAATCTCTACACTGCTTGCTAGCAATAATATAATTTCCAATGATCAAATCTTTGTCTATGGCATTGGATGGGAACAAAAAACCAAGGCGCTAAAGGCTGGTGAATATGAAATACCAGCCCATGCTTCCATGCGCGATGTCATGAATATATTGGTTTTAGGTCGCTCTATCGAGCATAGCATAACAATACCTGAAGGTTGGACGGTAACCCAAGCACTAAACCGCATTAGCGGTAATGACGTTTTAACAGGTGATTTAGCCAGTGATAAAATGCCCCCAGAAGGCGCCCTCATGGCTGATACTGTAACATTTTTACGTGGTACAACACGAGCTGATATTGTGCGGCGGTTACAACAAAACCAAGACAAACTGGTAAAAGAAATTTGGGCTACAAGAGCCGCAGATTTACCGATCAAAAACATCAATGAGTTTGTAACGCTGGCATCCATTGTTGAAAAAGAAACTGGCATTGCATCTGAACGCCCACAAGTTGCAGCTGTATTTATTAATCGATTGCGTAAAAATATGCGTTTACAATCAGACCCTACCATCATTTATGGCCTTTTTGGTGGTGCAGGTAAGCCCTCTGGACGCCCAATCTATCGTTCAGACATAGATAAGGAAACACCTTATAATACTTACAAGATTAATGGCCTGCCGCCGACACCAATTGCAATTCCCGGCAAGGATGCATTAATGGCCGTTGCCAATCCACCAAAGACCGAAGATCTTTATTTTGTAGCTGACGGCTCTGGGGGCCATGCCTTTGCCAAGACACTTGATGAGCATAACCAAAATGTCCGCAAATGGCGTGAGGTTGAACGCTCCAATAATTTATCTCCAAACTAG
- a CDS encoding RidA family protein, with translation MSDSISQRLSDLGITIPQAAVPVANYVTYAQSGNQLFISGQLPLKDGKLLATGKVGQDVTIEDAKKAAEACAINVLAQAQAALGDLNKIKRVVKIVVFVASSPDFFDIPQAANGASDLFVNVLGEAGKHARSAVGAASLPLNATVEVEAILEI, from the coding sequence ATGTCAGATTCAATTAGCCAAAGATTAAGTGATTTAGGAATTACTATACCGCAAGCTGCGGTTCCTGTTGCCAATTACGTCACTTATGCGCAAAGTGGAAACCAGTTATTTATTTCGGGGCAATTACCACTCAAAGATGGTAAATTATTAGCTACGGGCAAAGTTGGCCAAGATGTTACCATTGAAGACGCTAAAAAAGCAGCGGAAGCCTGTGCGATAAATGTTTTGGCGCAAGCACAAGCCGCTCTTGGTGATCTTAATAAAATAAAGCGAGTTGTCAAAATTGTTGTATTTGTTGCAAGTTCGCCTGATTTCTTTGATATTCCGCAAGCAGCAAATGGCGCATCTGACTTGTTTGTAAATGTATTGGGTGAGGCGGGTAAACATGCACGCTCTGCGGTTGGTGCTGCTAGCTTGCCATTAAATGCCACAGTGGAAGTTGAGGCTATTCTTGAAATTTAA
- the pyc gene encoding pyruvate carboxylase, with protein MHIKKLLVANRSEIAIRVFRAANELGIKTVAIWAEEDKLALHRFKADESYQIGRDPQLGRELGPIESYLSIEEIIRVARLSGADAIHPGYGLLSESPEFAEACAQNNILFIGPKPETMRQLGNKVAARNLAIDIGVPVVPATEPLPDNIDEITKLAKSVGFPLMLKASWGGGGRGMRVIRKEEDLAREVLEAKREAKAAFGKDEVYLEKLVERARHVEVQVLGDTHGNAVHLYERDCSIQRRNQKVVERAPAPYLNDTQRKEIAAYALKIAHATNYIGAGTVEFLMDADEEKFYFIEVNPRIQVEHTVTEEVTGIDIVKAQIKLLEGETIGTAESGVPPQAQIRLNGHALQCRITTEDPEQNFIPDYGRIIAYRGATGFGIRLDGGTAYSGAVITRFYDPLLEKVTAWAPTSDEVIARMDRALREFRIRGVATNLTFLEAIISHPNFAANKYTTRFIDTTPELFQSVKRQDRASKLLTYIADVTVNGHPETKGRATPAANAAAPVIPQTKSQEIKAGTKQRLDELGPKQFAAWVREQKRALITDTTMRDGHQSLLATRMRSHDIINIAPTYAKGLSELFSLECWGGATFDVAMRFLTEDPWERLNKIREAAPNLLLQMLLRGANGVGYKSYPDNVVKYFVRQAAQNGIDVFRVFDSLNWVENMRLSMDAVLEENKICEAAICYTGDILNSARPKYDLNYYLKLAREVEAAGAHIIAIKDMAGLMKPNAARILFKALRETTALPLHFHTHDTSGIAAATVLAAIESGADIVDGAMDALSGNTSQPCLGSIVEALKGSDHDTGLDTNLIRRVSFYWEAVRQQYAAFESDLKGPASEVYLHEMPGGQFTNLKEQARSLGLETRWHEVAQAYADVNQMFGDIVKVTPSSKVVGDMALMMVSQDLSVEDVENPNKDIAFPESVVSMMRGDLGQPESGWPKQLQKKILKGEQAFTVRPGALLEDADLNNERRQIEEKANRKISDREFASYLMYPKVFSDFIAAANLYGPVATLPTPIYFYGLNHGDEILVEIEQGKSLVVRNLAIGESDENGMITVFFELNGQPRRVKVPDRLHAGAVKTRTKVELGNINQIGAPMPGVVSEVAVKTGDKVQAGDVLLSIEAMKMETALHAEKDGIIAEVFVKPGDQIDAKDLLITFE; from the coding sequence ATGCACATTAAAAAGCTACTTGTGGCGAACCGGTCAGAAATTGCGATCCGCGTATTTCGTGCCGCCAATGAATTGGGCATTAAAACCGTTGCCATTTGGGCGGAGGAAGACAAATTAGCCCTTCATCGTTTCAAGGCCGATGAGAGCTATCAAATTGGCCGTGACCCACAATTAGGACGCGAGTTGGGGCCGATTGAAAGCTACTTATCGATTGAGGAAATCATCCGTGTTGCTAGGCTTTCTGGCGCTGATGCTATTCACCCGGGCTATGGTCTATTGTCAGAAAGTCCCGAATTTGCAGAGGCTTGTGCGCAAAATAATATATTGTTTATTGGCCCCAAACCAGAAACCATGCGCCAATTAGGCAATAAGGTTGCAGCAAGAAACCTTGCTATTGATATTGGCGTTCCTGTTGTACCAGCAACAGAGCCCCTGCCCGACAATATTGATGAAATAACCAAACTTGCAAAAAGCGTTGGCTTTCCACTCATGCTAAAAGCATCATGGGGTGGCGGTGGCCGTGGCATGCGCGTTATCCGCAAGGAAGAAGATTTAGCCCGCGAAGTATTAGAAGCAAAACGCGAAGCAAAAGCTGCTTTTGGCAAGGATGAAGTCTACCTTGAAAAGCTAGTTGAGCGCGCGCGCCATGTTGAAGTGCAAGTTTTAGGCGATACCCATGGCAATGCTGTACATTTATATGAGCGTGACTGCTCTATCCAGCGGCGTAATCAAAAGGTGGTTGAACGCGCACCAGCCCCTTATCTAAATGATACACAGCGTAAAGAAATTGCTGCTTATGCATTAAAAATTGCCCATGCTACCAATTATATTGGCGCTGGCACAGTTGAATTTTTAATGGATGCCGATGAAGAAAAATTCTATTTCATTGAGGTTAACCCGCGCATCCAAGTTGAACATACGGTGACCGAAGAAGTTACTGGTATTGATATTGTTAAGGCACAAATCAAGCTACTTGAAGGCGAAACGATTGGTACAGCAGAATCTGGTGTACCGCCGCAGGCACAAATTCGGCTAAATGGTCATGCCTTGCAATGCCGTATTACTACCGAGGATCCTGAGCAAAATTTCATCCCGGATTACGGCCGTATTATCGCTTATCGCGGTGCAACTGGCTTTGGCATTCGCTTGGATGGTGGCACCGCCTATAGTGGCGCTGTCATCACGCGTTTTTATGATCCATTGCTCGAAAAGGTAACGGCTTGGGCACCAACATCTGATGAAGTTATTGCCCGAATGGACCGAGCCTTACGCGAGTTTCGTATTCGTGGGGTTGCCACCAATCTTACCTTTTTAGAGGCAATTATTTCCCACCCTAATTTTGCTGCCAATAAATATACAACGCGCTTTATCGACACCACACCAGAGCTTTTCCAATCGGTAAAAAGGCAAGATCGCGCCAGCAAATTATTAACCTATATTGCTGATGTAACCGTAAATGGCCATCCTGAAACAAAAGGGCGTGCAACACCTGCAGCCAATGCCGCTGCCCCAGTTATTCCGCAAACCAAAAGCCAAGAAATTAAAGCTGGCACCAAGCAAAGACTTGATGAATTGGGGCCAAAACAATTTGCAGCATGGGTACGGGAGCAAAAACGCGCCCTTATTACAGATACGACCATGCGTGATGGTCATCAATCCTTATTAGCAACCCGCATGCGCAGCCATGATATTATTAATATCGCTCCAACCTACGCAAAAGGCCTATCAGAGTTGTTTTCGCTCGAGTGTTGGGGGGGGGCAACTTTTGATGTTGCCATGCGTTTTTTAACTGAAGATCCGTGGGAGCGTTTGAATAAAATACGAGAAGCTGCACCCAATCTTTTATTGCAAATGCTTTTACGCGGCGCCAATGGCGTTGGTTATAAAAGCTATCCCGACAATGTGGTAAAATATTTTGTTCGCCAAGCTGCACAAAATGGCATTGATGTTTTCCGTGTTTTTGATAGCCTTAACTGGGTTGAAAATATGCGTCTTTCGATGGATGCCGTTTTAGAAGAAAATAAAATATGTGAAGCAGCTATTTGCTACACAGGCGATATTTTAAACTCTGCTCGACCTAAATATGATCTTAACTATTATTTAAAACTTGCCCGTGAAGTGGAAGCAGCTGGCGCCCATATTATTGCAATCAAAGATATGGCTGGACTAATGAAGCCAAACGCAGCACGCATATTATTTAAAGCACTGCGTGAGACAACTGCGTTGCCACTTCATTTCCATACCCACGACACATCAGGCATTGCTGCCGCGACTGTTTTGGCAGCGATTGAAAGTGGTGCGGATATTGTTGATGGCGCAATGGATGCTTTGTCAGGCAATACATCGCAACCCTGCCTTGGCTCTATTGTAGAAGCATTGAAGGGAAGTGATCATGATACCGGTTTAGATACTAATCTTATTCGGCGAGTATCATTTTATTGGGAAGCGGTGCGCCAACAATATGCGGCTTTTGAAAGCGACTTAAAAGGCCCAGCATCAGAAGTTTATCTTCATGAAATGCCCGGCGGCCAGTTCACCAATTTAAAAGAACAAGCAAGATCCTTAGGGCTTGAAACGCGCTGGCACGAGGTTGCCCAAGCCTATGCTGATGTAAATCAAATGTTCGGCGATATTGTTAAGGTTACTCCCTCATCAAAAGTTGTCGGCGATATGGCTTTGATGATGGTATCGCAAGATCTAAGTGTTGAAGATGTTGAAAATCCCAACAAGGACATCGCTTTTCCAGAGTCGGTCGTATCAATGATGCGCGGTGATTTGGGACAGCCGGAAAGTGGTTGGCCAAAACAACTCCAGAAAAAAATATTAAAAGGCGAACAAGCTTTTACAGTACGCCCCGGCGCATTATTGGAAGACGCTGATCTTAATAATGAGCGCCGGCAAATAGAAGAAAAAGCTAATCGTAAAATTAGCGACCGTGAATTTGCTTCTTATTTGATGTATCCAAAAGTTTTTTCTGATTTTATCGCAGCTGCCAATCTTTATGGCCCAGTTGCCACGCTGCCAACACCAATTTATTTCTATGGCCTCAACCATGGCGATGAAATATTGGTTGAAATTGAACAGGGCAAATCATTGGTCGTCCGCAATCTTGCAATTGGCGAAAGCGATGAAAATGGCATGATCACGGTATTTTTTGAGCTTAACGGCCAACCACGGCGCGTTAAAGTACCCGATCGTCTACATGCAGGCGCAGTTAAAACCAGAACGAAGGTTGAGCTTGGCAATATAAATCAGATTGGTGCGCCAATGCCCGGTGTTGTTTCAGAAGTTGCAGTAAAAACTGGCGACAAGGTTCAAGCCGGTGATGTATTGCTATCTATTGAAGCTATGAAGATGGAAACAGCACTTCATGCAGAAAAAGATGGCATAATTGCTGAAGTCTTTGTAAAGCCAGGCGACCAAATAGATGCCAAAGACCTATTAATTACTTTTGAATAG
- the purU gene encoding formyltetrahydrofolate deformylase, producing MSRFILTVSCQSMRGVVAAISGYLADKGCNIIDSSQFDDLETGKFFMRVSFVSELGASLSELEDGFADIAQKFTMDTHFYDSKERMKVVIMVSSFGHCLNDLLYRWRIGALPIDIVAVVSNHFDYQKIVANHDIPFYRIKVTKENKKQAEQELMDVVRQSGAELIVLARYMQILSDQLCKEMSGRIINIHHSFLPSFKGANPYKQAYQRGVKLIGATAHYVTADLDEGPIIEQAVERITHAQNAEDFVTIGRDVEAQVLARAVHAHIQHRNFINGGRVVVFPASPGSYASERMG from the coding sequence ATGAGTCGTTTTATTTTAACTGTTTCGTGCCAATCTATGCGTGGTGTGGTTGCAGCCATTTCAGGATATCTTGCCGATAAGGGTTGTAATATTATTGACTCTTCGCAGTTTGATGATCTTGAAACAGGTAAGTTTTTTATGCGGGTAAGCTTTGTGTCAGAACTTGGCGCAAGCTTGAGCGAACTTGAGGATGGTTTTGCAGATATTGCGCAAAAATTTACCATGGATACGCATTTTTACGACTCAAAAGAACGTATGAAAGTTGTCATCATGGTTTCCAGTTTTGGCCACTGCCTAAATGACCTTTTATATCGTTGGCGCATAGGCGCTTTACCAATAGATATTGTTGCAGTGGTATCCAACCATTTTGATTATCAAAAGATTGTTGCTAACCATGATATTCCATTTTATCGCATTAAAGTAACTAAGGAAAATAAGAAGCAGGCCGAACAAGAGCTGATGGATGTTGTTCGCCAAAGCGGTGCGGAATTGATTGTTCTTGCCCGTTATATGCAAATTTTGTCTGACCAGCTATGCAAGGAAATGTCGGGGCGCATTATCAATATCCACCATTCCTTCTTGCCATCTTTCAAAGGTGCAAATCCTTATAAGCAAGCTTATCAACGCGGTGTTAAGCTTATTGGTGCAACTGCTCATTATGTAACCGCAGATTTAGACGAGGGGCCAATTATCGAACAAGCGGTAGAGCGTATTACCCACGCACAAAATGCCGAGGATTTTGTCACCATTGGCCGTGATGTTGAAGCACAAGTTTTGGCGCGTGCGGTTCATGCGCATATCCAACATCGTAATTTTATTAATGGTGGCCGCGTTGTTGTTTTTCCGGCAAGTCCTGGAAGTTACGCGTCTGAACGTATGGGGTAG
- the cimA gene encoding citramalate synthase produces the protein MRDYITLYDTTLRDGQQTPGVDFSLADKQTIAKMLDDFGLDYIEGGYPGANPTDTAFFTQKPTHKAKFVAFGMTKRAGISASNDPGLSMLAQAKSDAICLVAKTWDYHVRVALNCSNDENLQSIAESVQFVHNTGKEAMVDCEHFFDGYKANPQYALACAKAAYDNGARWVVLCDTNGGTQPSEITNIIKAVTKVVPGDHLGIHTHDDTGQAVANSLAAIEAGVRQVQGTLNGIGERCGNANLITLMATLGLKPFWSERFKTGITPEKLRKLTQISRSFDDILNRNSNEQAAFVGSSAFTTKAGIHASALLKEPETYEHIPPQLVGNSRRVMVSDQGGKANFIAELHQRNIMVEKSDPRLDSLINIVKEREASGYAYEGADASFELLARKHLGTVPDFFHIQSFRCSVERRHQGNGSIALMSEAVVKLRIDDEIHMSVAEGHGPVNALDIALRKDLGKYQSEIADMSLIDFKVRILNGGTEAITRVLIESQDKSGMRWRTVGVSDNIIDASFQALLDSVVYKLVKNRTIQDENLLNQQSA, from the coding sequence ATGCGTGATTATATAACCCTTTATGACACAACCCTACGTGATGGACAGCAAACACCAGGTGTTGATTTTTCGCTTGCAGATAAGCAGACAATCGCCAAAATGCTTGATGATTTTGGCCTTGATTACATTGAAGGCGGCTATCCTGGTGCAAATCCAACCGATACGGCTTTTTTCACGCAAAAACCAACTCATAAAGCTAAATTTGTCGCTTTTGGCATGACCAAGCGGGCTGGCATTTCAGCTTCTAATGATCCAGGTCTTAGTATGTTAGCGCAAGCAAAATCGGATGCCATTTGCTTAGTTGCTAAAACATGGGATTACCATGTGCGCGTTGCACTCAATTGCAGCAACGATGAAAACCTGCAATCAATTGCTGAATCTGTGCAATTTGTGCACAATACCGGCAAAGAAGCAATGGTCGATTGCGAGCATTTCTTTGATGGCTATAAAGCAAATCCGCAATATGCCCTTGCCTGCGCCAAAGCAGCCTATGATAATGGCGCACGTTGGGTGGTTTTATGCGACACCAATGGCGGCACTCAGCCAAGTGAAATTACCAATATTATTAAAGCAGTAACCAAAGTGGTACCAGGCGATCATCTTGGCATCCACACCCATGATGATACAGGCCAAGCCGTTGCTAATTCATTAGCAGCAATTGAAGCAGGTGTGAGGCAAGTGCAGGGTACTTTAAATGGTATTGGTGAGCGTTGCGGTAATGCTAATCTTATTACATTAATGGCAACGCTTGGCTTAAAACCCTTTTGGTCAGAACGGTTTAAAACAGGAATTACACCTGAAAAATTAAGAAAATTAACGCAAATCTCTCGCAGCTTTGACGATATATTAAACCGCAACAGCAATGAGCAAGCAGCTTTTGTTGGCTCATCAGCCTTTACAACCAAGGCTGGAATTCATGCGTCAGCTCTTTTGAAGGAACCTGAAACCTATGAGCATATCCCACCGCAATTAGTCGGCAATAGCCGCCGCGTCATGGTTTCAGACCAAGGTGGCAAAGCCAATTTTATTGCCGAGCTCCATCAGCGCAATATTATGGTTGAAAAAAGTGATCCACGGCTTGATAGCCTTATTAATATTGTTAAGGAGCGTGAGGCATCTGGTTATGCCTATGAAGGAGCAGATGCAAGTTTTGAGCTTTTAGCACGCAAGCATCTTGGCACTGTACCAGATTTTTTCCATATCCAATCTTTTCGCTGTAGTGTTGAAAGAAGACACCAAGGCAATGGCAGCATTGCTTTAATGTCAGAAGCGGTTGTCAAACTACGTATTGATGATGAAATCCATATGTCCGTTGCCGAAGGGCATGGCCCTGTCAATGCTCTTGATATTGCGCTGCGTAAAGACCTTGGTAAGTATCAAAGTGAAATCGCCGATATGTCACTGATTGACTTTAAAGTGCGAATTTTAAATGGCGGCACAGAAGCGATCACCCGCGTATTGATTGAAAGCCAAGATAAATCTGGCATGCGTTGGCGCACCGTTGGCGTATCCGATAATATTATTGATGCTTCATTCCAAGCATTACTTGATTCTGTTGTGTATAAGCTGGTAAAAAACCGCACTATACAAGACGAGAATTTATTAAACCAACAAAGTGCTTAA
- the cysS gene encoding cysteine--tRNA ligase yields the protein MAVLKFYNSLTRQKDDFHPIDQNNVRLYVCGPTVYDYAHIGNARPVIVFDVLYRLLRHIYGQDHVLFARNITDVDDKINARAVRDYPDLPLNDAIRKLTEETNNQFQADVTALGCLPPDEQPRATDHLGEMRAMIERLVETGHAYVAEDHVLFSVASMGAHPRYGALSRRSLDDMIAGARVDVAAYKRDEMDFVLWKPSLNGEPGWPSPAGITVNGRPGWHIECSAMSMAKLLQPFGGGLQCDDPMANVFDIHAGGIDLIFPHHENEIAQSCSAFGNERMANYWLHNGFLQVEGQKMSKSLGNFITIREVLNEDLPQFTGEVSEELRNIWAGLSARFSMLQTHYREPINWTKQRLTEGAEELYRWYELLRDIKFDGSIDTSADNEVIEALSDDLNTWNAITTLRRFYKERDARALGEGMALLGLLHQDLIDNQQNPLFYRKAELSDDEIHQQIALRLEAIAAKDWAKGDAIRDNLAKHNILLKDGKNPETGERVTSWEVKK from the coding sequence ATGGCAGTGTTGAAATTTTATAATTCCCTCACACGACAAAAAGATGATTTTCATCCGATTGATCAAAACAATGTACGCCTTTATGTTTGTGGTCCAACTGTTTATGATTATGCCCATATAGGCAATGCGCGCCCCGTCATTGTTTTTGATGTTCTATATCGTTTATTGCGCCATATTTATGGCCAAGATCATGTGCTTTTTGCCCGCAACATTACGGATGTGGACGATAAGATTAATGCGCGAGCCGTACGTGATTATCCAGATTTGCCACTGAATGATGCAATTAGAAAACTCACAGAAGAAACCAACAATCAATTTCAAGCCGATGTTACAGCATTAGGCTGCTTACCACCTGATGAACAGCCACGAGCTACCGACCACCTTGGCGAAATGCGCGCCATGATTGAACGCCTTGTTGAAACAGGTCACGCCTATGTAGCTGAAGACCATGTATTATTTTCCGTTGCCAGCATGGGTGCTCACCCACGCTATGGCGCTTTATCGCGCCGCTCTCTTGATGATATGATTGCTGGCGCGCGCGTTGATGTTGCGGCCTATAAACGTGACGAAATGGATTTTGTTTTATGGAAACCATCGCTTAATGGCGAACCTGGCTGGCCCTCACCAGCTGGAATAACCGTTAATGGGCGCCCTGGCTGGCATATTGAATGCTCGGCAATGTCGATGGCAAAATTATTGCAGCCTTTTGGTGGTGGCCTACAATGCGATGACCCTATGGCCAATGTTTTTGATATTCATGCTGGCGGAATTGATCTTATATTCCCTCATCATGAAAATGAAATAGCCCAAAGCTGCTCGGCTTTTGGCAATGAGCGTATGGCAAATTATTGGTTGCATAATGGCTTTTTACAAGTTGAAGGTCAAAAAATGTCAAAAAGCCTTGGCAATTTCATCACCATTCGCGAAGTTTTAAATGAAGATTTACCGCAATTTACTGGTGAAGTGAGCGAAGAATTGCGCAACATTTGGGCGGGGCTCTCGGCACGTTTTTCTATGTTGCAAACCCATTACCGCGAACCAATAAATTGGACGAAACAACGTTTAACCGAAGGTGCAGAAGAACTTTACCGCTGGTATGAGCTATTACGAGACATTAAGTTTGATGGCAGCATCGATACAAGTGCGGATAATGAGGTGATAGAGGCGTTATCCGACGATCTTAATACATGGAATGCAATCACCACCTTAAGGCGCTTTTACAAAGAACGCGATGCACGAGCATTGGGCGAAGGTATGGCTTTGCTTGGTCTTCTCCACCAAGATTTGATTGACAATCAACAAAACCCGCTATTTTACCGCAAAGCGGAACTATCAGACGATGAAATTCATCAACAAATTGCTTTAAGACTTGAAGCCATAGCCGCTAAGGACTGGGCAAAAGGTGATGCAATTAGAGATAACCTTGCCAAGCATAATATCTTATTAAAGGACGGAAAAAATCCTGAAACCGGAGAACGTGTAACCAGCTGGGAAGTGAAAAAATAA
- a CDS encoding zinc ABC transporter substrate-binding protein: MTNLVKSFRKLLAASVFVSVSVFSASAFAEVPKVTASIKPIHSWVATVMEGVGTPELIVKGAGSEHGYSLRPSDADNLAKADIVFWAGPSMETFLIKPLDNLAEKADKVALSEIPGIELIDMREGGMFEAHSHDHDHEHEHAEADHDKAEMADAHDHAHEHAHDHEHESAEADHDHEHEHKDLHFWLDPENAKVAVKDIAEVLAKKDPEHADRYRANATAYIAKLDTLIKQVNSELAPVRGKPFIVFHDGYHYFEKRFDIPAAGSITVNPEQAPGAKRISEIKEKVKDLKSACVFSEPQFEPRVVKTIQEGATVKTGELDPLGYDIPEGPMQYELMIEKIAHSLKHCLSE; this comes from the coding sequence ATGACAAATTTGGTTAAAAGCTTTCGCAAGTTGCTTGCCGCTTCTGTTTTTGTTTCAGTTTCTGTTTTTTCAGCAAGTGCTTTTGCTGAAGTTCCTAAAGTTACCGCTTCTATTAAGCCAATCCATTCTTGGGTTGCAACGGTTATGGAAGGTGTTGGCACGCCTGAATTGATTGTGAAAGGCGCAGGATCAGAACATGGTTATTCCTTGCGCCCAAGTGACGCTGATAATTTGGCCAAAGCTGATATTGTCTTTTGGGCCGGGCCAAGCATGGAAACATTTTTGATTAAGCCTCTTGATAACCTTGCTGAAAAAGCAGACAAAGTTGCTCTTTCTGAAATTCCGGGCATTGAGCTTATTGATATGCGCGAAGGTGGTATGTTTGAAGCCCACAGCCATGATCATGACCATGAGCACGAACATGCAGAGGCTGACCACGATAAGGCAGAAATGGCCGATGCACATGACCATGCTCATGAGCATGCCCACGATCATGAGCATGAAAGTGCAGAAGCTGATCACGACCATGAGCATGAACATAAGGATCTACATTTCTGGTTGGATCCTGAAAATGCGAAAGTAGCAGTGAAAGATATTGCTGAAGTTTTAGCAAAAAAAGATCCAGAACATGCCGATCGTTATCGCGCAAATGCAACGGCTTACATAGCAAAACTTGATACCCTAATTAAGCAAGTTAATAGCGAGCTTGCACCGGTGCGCGGTAAGCCATTTATTGTTTTCCATGATGGTTATCATTATTTTGAAAAACGCTTTGATATTCCAGCTGCAGGTTCCATAACTGTAAATCCTGAGCAAGCACCAGGTGCAAAACGTATTTCAGAAATTAAAGAAAAAGTAAAAGATTTAAAGTCCGCTTGTGTCTTTTCAGAGCCTCAATTTGAACCCCGCGTTGTAAAGACTATTCAAGAAGGGGCAACGGTTAAAACTGGTGAACTGGATCCACTTGGTTACGATATTCCAGAAGGACCAATGCAATATGAGCTTATGATTGAGAAAATTGCCCATTCATTGAAACATTGTCTTTCTGAATAA
- a CDS encoding glucose 1-dehydrogenase, which yields MKIPPQSQDQMPGVESKLVPPAQHIRDSYKGSSKLAGKKALITGGDSGIGRAAALHFAREGADVAIIYLAEEADDGQEAKKLIEAEGVRALALEADLRKVENCNSVVKTVIEQFGGLDIIVNNAGIQKVAKDLGEISDDDWHWHFDINVHAMFYLTRAALPHLHKGASIINTTSVNAFAGNDMLVAYSTTKAAQAGFTRALALQLADKGIRVNEVAPGPIWTPIQPAGFGPIDPQIVADMGKSVPLGRIGQPSEVGPAYVYLASEDSSFITGQTIHVNGGMIING from the coding sequence ATGAAAATTCCTCCACAATCTCAAGATCAAATGCCAGGTGTAGAGTCTAAATTAGTTCCACCAGCGCAACACATCCGCGATAGCTATAAAGGTTCAAGCAAACTAGCTGGTAAAAAGGCACTTATTACAGGTGGAGATAGTGGTATTGGTAGGGCCGCGGCTTTGCATTTTGCTCGTGAAGGTGCTGACGTTGCTATTATTTACCTTGCAGAAGAGGCTGATGATGGGCAGGAGGCAAAGAAACTCATAGAAGCAGAGGGTGTGCGAGCCCTAGCGCTTGAAGCGGATTTACGAAAAGTAGAAAATTGTAATAGTGTCGTTAAAACTGTTATTGAGCAATTTGGTGGATTAGATATTATCGTAAATAATGCAGGTATTCAAAAGGTCGCTAAAGACCTTGGTGAAATTTCTGATGATGATTGGCATTGGCATTTTGATATTAATGTGCATGCAATGTTTTACTTAACTAGGGCGGCGTTACCTCATTTACATAAAGGTGCATCGATTATAAACACGACTTCGGTCAATGCTTTTGCTGGAAACGATATGCTCGTCGCATATTCAACTACCAAAGCAGCTCAAGCAGGTTTTACGCGCGCTCTGGCATTACAACTAGCAGATAAAGGTATAAGGGTGAATGAAGTTGCGCCCGGTCCTATATGGACACCAATTCAGCCTGCTGGATTTGGACCTATCGATCCTCAGATCGTGGCCGATATGGGAAAAAGTGTTCCTTTGGGGCGCATTGGTCAGCCAAGTGAGGTAGGGCCGGCCTATGTTTATCTTGCCAGTGAAGATTCATCATTTATCACTGGGCAAACCATTCATGTTAACGGTGGCATGATTATCAATGGTTGA